One region of Nycticebus coucang isolate mNycCou1 chromosome 10, mNycCou1.pri, whole genome shotgun sequence genomic DNA includes:
- the TMEM63A gene encoding CSC1-like protein 1 isoform X3: protein MMTNSLFLELWQSKAVSIREQLGLRDQANDSYCYNSAKNSTVLQGVNFGGIPTVLLIDVSCFLLLILVFSFIRRRFWDYGRIALVSEADSESRFQRLSSISSSGQQDFENELTQRLDAHLSSLCFQGCCPWLTAIFRLHDDQILEWCGEDAIHYLSFQRHIIFLLVVVSFLSLCVILPVNLSGNLLDRDPYSFGRTTIANLQTDNDLLWLHTIFAVIYLFLTVGFMRHHTQSIKYKEESLVRRTLFITGLPKDAKKEAVESHFRDAYPTCEVVDVQLCYDVAKLIRLCVERKKAEKSLAYYTNLQVKTGQRTLINPKPCGHFCCWEVQGCEWEDATSYYMRRKDRLLERITEEESHVQDQSLGMAFVTFQEKSMATYILKDFNACKCQGLRCRGEPQPSSHSRELCTSKWTVTFAAYPEDICWKNLSIQGLRWWLQWLGINFILFLGLFFLTTPSIILSTMDKFNVTKPIRALNNPIISQFFPTLLLWSFSALLPTIVYYSTLLESHWTKSGENRIMMTKVYIFLIFMVLILPSLGLTSLDFFFRWLFDKTSVDASVRLECVFLPDQGAFFVNYVIASAFIGNGMELLRLPGLILYTFRMIMAKTAADRRNIKQNQAFEYEFGAMYAWTLCVFTVIMAYSITCPIIAPFGLIYILLKHMVDRHNLFFVYLPAKLQKRIHFAAVNQALAAPILCLFWLYFFSFLRLGMKAPSTLFTFLMVLLTILVCVAYTCFGCFKHLSPLNYKTEESAGDKGSEAEARVPPPFTPYVPRILNGLASEKTALSPQQQQTYGAIHNISGTLPGDHLAQSPADSMAAAHQEA from the exons ctTTTAATCTTGGTGTTTTCCTTCATAAGAAGAAGATTCTGGGATTATGGCCGCATCGCCCTGGTGTCAGAAGCAGACAG TGAATCCAGATTTCAGAGATTGTCTTCGATTTCCTCCTCAGGGCAACAAGACTTTGAAAATGAACTG ACACAGAGGTTGGACGcccatctctcttctctctgtttcCAGGGATGCTGCCCCTGGCTGACCGCCATCTTCCGCCTACA TGATGACCAGATCCTGGAGTGGTGTGGGGAGGACGCCATCCACTATCTGTCCTTCCAGAGGCACATCATCTTCCTGCTGGTGGTGGTCAGCTTCCTGTCCCTGTGTGTCATCCTGCCCGTCAACCTCTCAGGAAACTTGCTTG ACAGGGACCCTTACAGTTTCGGCAGGACGACAATAGCAAACCTGCAGACTGA CAACGACCTCCTCTGGCTGCACACCATCTTTGCTGTCATTTACCTCTTCCTGACTGTGGGCTTCATGCGGCACCACACTCAGTCCATCAAGTACAAGGAGGAGAGCCTG GTAAGGCGGACACTATTCATCACAGGACTCCCCAAAGATGCCAAGAAGGAGGCTGTGGAGAGCCACTTCCG GGATGCATATCCCACGTGTGAGGTGGTGGATGTTCAGCTGTGCTACGACGTGGCCAAGCTCATACGCCTGTGCGTGGAGAG GAAAAAGGCTGAGAAAAGCCTGGCCTATTACACAAACCTGCAGGTGAAGACAGGCCAGCGGACCCTCATCAACCCCAAGCCCTGCGGCCACTTCTGCTGTTGGGAAGTGCAAGGGTGTGAGTGG gaggacgccactTCTTACTACATGCGCAGAAAGGACAGGCTGCTAGAGAGGATCACAGAGGAGGAAAGCCATGTCCAGGACCAGTCCCTGGGAATGGCCTTTGTCACCTTCCAGGAGAAGTCCATGGCAACCTA CATCCTGAAAGACTTCAATGCCTGCAAGTGTCAAGGCCTTCGCTGCAGAGGTGAGCCCCAGCCGTCCTCCCATAGCAGGGAGCTCTGCACCTCCAAGTGGACAGTCACCTTCGCTGCTTACCCCGAGGACATCTGCTG GAAGAACCTGTCTATCCAGGGCCTCCGCTGGTGGCTACAGTGGCTGGGCATCAACTTCATTCTCTTCCTGGGGTTGTTTTTCCTGACCACACCCTCCATCATCCTATCTACCATGGACAAATTCAATGTCACCAAACCCATCCGTGCACTGAAT AACCCGATCATCAGCCAATTCTTCCCGACCCTCCTGCTGTGGTCCTTCTCGGCCCTGCTGCCAACCATCGTCTACTACTCCACCCTGCTGGAGTCTCACTGGACCAA GTCAGGGGAAAACCGGATCATGATGACCAAAGTCTACATATTCTTGATCTTCATGGTGCTGATCCTGCCCTCTCTGGGTCTCACCAG tctgGATTTTTTCTTCCGGTGGCTCTTTGACAAAACTTCCGTGGATGCCTCTGTTAGGTTGGA GTGCGTCTTTCTGCCCGACCAGGGTGCCTTCTTTGTGAACTACGTCATTGCCTCGGCCTTCATTGGTAATGGCATGGAGCTACTGAGGCTGCCAGGCCTCATCCTCTACACCTTCCGCATGATCATGGCTAAGACGGCTGCTGACCGCAGGAACATCAAGCAG AACCAGGCCTTTGAGTACGAGTTTGGAGCCATGTACGCCTGGACACTGTGCGTCTTCACTGTCATCATGGCCTACAGCATCACCTGCCCCATCATCGCACCATTTG GTCTCATCTATATCCTGCTCAAGCACATGGTGGACCGGCACAACCTGTTTTTCGTCTACCTCCCTGCCAAGCTGCAGAAGAGGATCCACTTCGCTGCCGTGAACCAGGCCCTGGCTGCTCCCATCCTATGCCTCTTCTGGCtctatttcttctccttcctgcGCCTGG GTATGAAGGCCCCTTCCACCCTGTTCACCTTCCTGATGGTGCTGCTCACCATCCTGGTCTGCGTGGCTTACACCTGCTTTGGATGCTTCAAGCACCTCAGCCCTCTGAACTACAAG ACAGAAGAATCAGCAGGTGACAAAGGAAGCGAGGCAGAGGCCCGTGTGCCTCCACCGTTCACA CCCTATGTGCCCCGGATACTGAATGGCTTGGCCTCGGAGAAGACAGCCCTGTCCCCACAGCAGCAACAGACCTATGGTGCCATCCACAACATCAGTGGGACTCTCCCTGGAGACCACTTGGCCCAGAGCCCTGCGGACAGTATGGCTGCTGCCCACCAGGAGGCCTGA
- the TMEM63A gene encoding CSC1-like protein 1 isoform X2: MMTNSLFLELWQSKAVSIREQLGLRDQANDSYCYNSAKNSTVLQGVNFGGIPTVLLIDVSCFLLLILVFSFIRRRFWDYGRIALVSEADSESRFQRLSSISSSGQQDFENELGCCPWLTAIFRLHDDQILEWCGEDAIHYLSFQRHIIFLLVVVSFLSLCVILPVNLSGNLLDRDPYSFGRTTIANLQTDNDLLWLHTIFAVIYLFLTVGFMRHHTQSIKYKEESLVRRTLFITGLPKDAKKEAVESHFRDAYPTCEVVDVQLCYDVAKLIRLCVERKKAEKSLAYYTNLQVKTGQRTLINPKPCGHFCCWEVQGCEWEDATSYYMRRKDRLLERITEEESHVQDQSLGMAFVTFQEKSMATYILKDFNACKCQGLRCRGEPQPSSHSRELCTSKWTVTFAAYPEDICWKNLSIQGLRWWLQWLGINFILFLGLFFLTTPSIILSTMDKFNVTKPIRALNNPIISQFFPTLLLWSFSALLPTIVYYSTLLESHWTKSGENRIMMTKVYIFLIFMVLILPSLGLTSLDFFFRWLFDKTSVDASVRLECVFLPDQGAFFVNYVIASAFIGNGMELLRLPGLILYTFRMIMAKTAADRRNIKQNQAFEYEFGAMYAWTLCVFTVIMAYSITCPIIAPFGLIYILLKHMVDRHNLFFVYLPAKLQKRIHFAAVNQALAAPILCLFWLYFFSFLRLGMKAPSTLFTFLMVLLTILVCVAYTCFGCFKHLSPLNYKVNRAPPHHCPARIQEKIVGSLSTPWPPSLYQHGSSLLQVLFIHGKGVVGCSVQLLSLPDPCSLHSSTPSSLWCQLVLLFWVLIVFVWKVLVRGDQFCLSLQVFAIICRQKNQQVTKEARQRPVCLHRSHPMCPGY, translated from the exons ctTTTAATCTTGGTGTTTTCCTTCATAAGAAGAAGATTCTGGGATTATGGCCGCATCGCCCTGGTGTCAGAAGCAGACAG TGAATCCAGATTTCAGAGATTGTCTTCGATTTCCTCCTCAGGGCAACAAGACTTTGAAAATGAACTG GGATGCTGCCCCTGGCTGACCGCCATCTTCCGCCTACA TGATGACCAGATCCTGGAGTGGTGTGGGGAGGACGCCATCCACTATCTGTCCTTCCAGAGGCACATCATCTTCCTGCTGGTGGTGGTCAGCTTCCTGTCCCTGTGTGTCATCCTGCCCGTCAACCTCTCAGGAAACTTGCTTG ACAGGGACCCTTACAGTTTCGGCAGGACGACAATAGCAAACCTGCAGACTGA CAACGACCTCCTCTGGCTGCACACCATCTTTGCTGTCATTTACCTCTTCCTGACTGTGGGCTTCATGCGGCACCACACTCAGTCCATCAAGTACAAGGAGGAGAGCCTG GTAAGGCGGACACTATTCATCACAGGACTCCCCAAAGATGCCAAGAAGGAGGCTGTGGAGAGCCACTTCCG GGATGCATATCCCACGTGTGAGGTGGTGGATGTTCAGCTGTGCTACGACGTGGCCAAGCTCATACGCCTGTGCGTGGAGAG GAAAAAGGCTGAGAAAAGCCTGGCCTATTACACAAACCTGCAGGTGAAGACAGGCCAGCGGACCCTCATCAACCCCAAGCCCTGCGGCCACTTCTGCTGTTGGGAAGTGCAAGGGTGTGAGTGG gaggacgccactTCTTACTACATGCGCAGAAAGGACAGGCTGCTAGAGAGGATCACAGAGGAGGAAAGCCATGTCCAGGACCAGTCCCTGGGAATGGCCTTTGTCACCTTCCAGGAGAAGTCCATGGCAACCTA CATCCTGAAAGACTTCAATGCCTGCAAGTGTCAAGGCCTTCGCTGCAGAGGTGAGCCCCAGCCGTCCTCCCATAGCAGGGAGCTCTGCACCTCCAAGTGGACAGTCACCTTCGCTGCTTACCCCGAGGACATCTGCTG GAAGAACCTGTCTATCCAGGGCCTCCGCTGGTGGCTACAGTGGCTGGGCATCAACTTCATTCTCTTCCTGGGGTTGTTTTTCCTGACCACACCCTCCATCATCCTATCTACCATGGACAAATTCAATGTCACCAAACCCATCCGTGCACTGAAT AACCCGATCATCAGCCAATTCTTCCCGACCCTCCTGCTGTGGTCCTTCTCGGCCCTGCTGCCAACCATCGTCTACTACTCCACCCTGCTGGAGTCTCACTGGACCAA GTCAGGGGAAAACCGGATCATGATGACCAAAGTCTACATATTCTTGATCTTCATGGTGCTGATCCTGCCCTCTCTGGGTCTCACCAG tctgGATTTTTTCTTCCGGTGGCTCTTTGACAAAACTTCCGTGGATGCCTCTGTTAGGTTGGA GTGCGTCTTTCTGCCCGACCAGGGTGCCTTCTTTGTGAACTACGTCATTGCCTCGGCCTTCATTGGTAATGGCATGGAGCTACTGAGGCTGCCAGGCCTCATCCTCTACACCTTCCGCATGATCATGGCTAAGACGGCTGCTGACCGCAGGAACATCAAGCAG AACCAGGCCTTTGAGTACGAGTTTGGAGCCATGTACGCCTGGACACTGTGCGTCTTCACTGTCATCATGGCCTACAGCATCACCTGCCCCATCATCGCACCATTTG GTCTCATCTATATCCTGCTCAAGCACATGGTGGACCGGCACAACCTGTTTTTCGTCTACCTCCCTGCCAAGCTGCAGAAGAGGATCCACTTCGCTGCCGTGAACCAGGCCCTGGCTGCTCCCATCCTATGCCTCTTCTGGCtctatttcttctccttcctgcGCCTGG GTATGAAGGCCCCTTCCACCCTGTTCACCTTCCTGATGGTGCTGCTCACCATCCTGGTCTGCGTGGCTTACACCTGCTTTGGATGCTTCAAGCACCTCAGCCCTCTGAACTACAAGGTAAATAGAGCCCCTCCCCATCATTGCCCAGCCAGGATCCAAGAGAAGATTGTGGGCTCACTCTCCACCCCTTGGCCACCCTCTCTGTATCAACACGGCAGCAGCCTGCTCCAGGTTTTATTTATCCATGGGAAAGGTGTGGTTGGGTGCAGTGTGCAGCTTCTCTCCCTCCCCGACCCCTGTTCCTTGCATTCCTCCACCCCATCCTCTCTCTGGTGCCAGCTGGTACTGTTATTCTGGGTGTTAATAGTCTTTGTTTGGAAGGTGTTAGTTAGGGGAGACCAGTTTTGTTTATCTCTGCAAGTTTTTGCTATTATCTGCAGACAGAAGAATCAGCAGGTGACAAAGGAAGCGAGGCAGAGGCCCGTGTGCCTCCACCGTTCACA CCCTATGTGCCCCGGATACTGA
- the TMEM63A gene encoding CSC1-like protein 1 isoform X4, with translation MMTNSLFLELWQSKAVSIREQLGLRDQANDSYCYNSAKNSTVLQGVNFGGIPTVLLIDVSCFLLLILVFSFIRRRFWDYGRIALVSEADSESRFQRLSSISSSGQQDFENELGCCPWLTAIFRLHDDQILEWCGEDAIHYLSFQRHIIFLLVVVSFLSLCVILPVNLSGNLLDRDPYSFGRTTIANLQTDNDLLWLHTIFAVIYLFLTVGFMRHHTQSIKYKEESLVRRTLFITGLPKDAKKEAVESHFRDAYPTCEVVDVQLCYDVAKLIRLCVERKKAEKSLAYYTNLQVKTGQRTLINPKPCGHFCCWEVQGCEWEDATSYYMRRKDRLLERITEEESHVQDQSLGMAFVTFQEKSMATYILKDFNACKCQGLRCRGEPQPSSHSRELCTSKWTVTFAAYPEDICWKNLSIQGLRWWLQWLGINFILFLGLFFLTTPSIILSTMDKFNVTKPIRALNNPIISQFFPTLLLWSFSALLPTIVYYSTLLESHWTKSGENRIMMTKVYIFLIFMVLILPSLGLTSLDFFFRWLFDKTSVDASVRLECVFLPDQGAFFVNYVIASAFIGNGMELLRLPGLILYTFRMIMAKTAADRRNIKQNQAFEYEFGAMYAWTLCVFTVIMAYSITCPIIAPFGLIYILLKHMVDRHNLFFVYLPAKLQKRIHFAAVNQALAAPILCLFWLYFFSFLRLGMKAPSTLFTFLMVLLTILVCVAYTCFGCFKHLSPLNYKTEESAGDKGSEAEARVPPPFTPYVPRILNGLASEKTALSPQQQQTYGAIHNISGTLPGDHLAQSPADSMAAAHQEA, from the exons ctTTTAATCTTGGTGTTTTCCTTCATAAGAAGAAGATTCTGGGATTATGGCCGCATCGCCCTGGTGTCAGAAGCAGACAG TGAATCCAGATTTCAGAGATTGTCTTCGATTTCCTCCTCAGGGCAACAAGACTTTGAAAATGAACTG GGATGCTGCCCCTGGCTGACCGCCATCTTCCGCCTACA TGATGACCAGATCCTGGAGTGGTGTGGGGAGGACGCCATCCACTATCTGTCCTTCCAGAGGCACATCATCTTCCTGCTGGTGGTGGTCAGCTTCCTGTCCCTGTGTGTCATCCTGCCCGTCAACCTCTCAGGAAACTTGCTTG ACAGGGACCCTTACAGTTTCGGCAGGACGACAATAGCAAACCTGCAGACTGA CAACGACCTCCTCTGGCTGCACACCATCTTTGCTGTCATTTACCTCTTCCTGACTGTGGGCTTCATGCGGCACCACACTCAGTCCATCAAGTACAAGGAGGAGAGCCTG GTAAGGCGGACACTATTCATCACAGGACTCCCCAAAGATGCCAAGAAGGAGGCTGTGGAGAGCCACTTCCG GGATGCATATCCCACGTGTGAGGTGGTGGATGTTCAGCTGTGCTACGACGTGGCCAAGCTCATACGCCTGTGCGTGGAGAG GAAAAAGGCTGAGAAAAGCCTGGCCTATTACACAAACCTGCAGGTGAAGACAGGCCAGCGGACCCTCATCAACCCCAAGCCCTGCGGCCACTTCTGCTGTTGGGAAGTGCAAGGGTGTGAGTGG gaggacgccactTCTTACTACATGCGCAGAAAGGACAGGCTGCTAGAGAGGATCACAGAGGAGGAAAGCCATGTCCAGGACCAGTCCCTGGGAATGGCCTTTGTCACCTTCCAGGAGAAGTCCATGGCAACCTA CATCCTGAAAGACTTCAATGCCTGCAAGTGTCAAGGCCTTCGCTGCAGAGGTGAGCCCCAGCCGTCCTCCCATAGCAGGGAGCTCTGCACCTCCAAGTGGACAGTCACCTTCGCTGCTTACCCCGAGGACATCTGCTG GAAGAACCTGTCTATCCAGGGCCTCCGCTGGTGGCTACAGTGGCTGGGCATCAACTTCATTCTCTTCCTGGGGTTGTTTTTCCTGACCACACCCTCCATCATCCTATCTACCATGGACAAATTCAATGTCACCAAACCCATCCGTGCACTGAAT AACCCGATCATCAGCCAATTCTTCCCGACCCTCCTGCTGTGGTCCTTCTCGGCCCTGCTGCCAACCATCGTCTACTACTCCACCCTGCTGGAGTCTCACTGGACCAA GTCAGGGGAAAACCGGATCATGATGACCAAAGTCTACATATTCTTGATCTTCATGGTGCTGATCCTGCCCTCTCTGGGTCTCACCAG tctgGATTTTTTCTTCCGGTGGCTCTTTGACAAAACTTCCGTGGATGCCTCTGTTAGGTTGGA GTGCGTCTTTCTGCCCGACCAGGGTGCCTTCTTTGTGAACTACGTCATTGCCTCGGCCTTCATTGGTAATGGCATGGAGCTACTGAGGCTGCCAGGCCTCATCCTCTACACCTTCCGCATGATCATGGCTAAGACGGCTGCTGACCGCAGGAACATCAAGCAG AACCAGGCCTTTGAGTACGAGTTTGGAGCCATGTACGCCTGGACACTGTGCGTCTTCACTGTCATCATGGCCTACAGCATCACCTGCCCCATCATCGCACCATTTG GTCTCATCTATATCCTGCTCAAGCACATGGTGGACCGGCACAACCTGTTTTTCGTCTACCTCCCTGCCAAGCTGCAGAAGAGGATCCACTTCGCTGCCGTGAACCAGGCCCTGGCTGCTCCCATCCTATGCCTCTTCTGGCtctatttcttctccttcctgcGCCTGG GTATGAAGGCCCCTTCCACCCTGTTCACCTTCCTGATGGTGCTGCTCACCATCCTGGTCTGCGTGGCTTACACCTGCTTTGGATGCTTCAAGCACCTCAGCCCTCTGAACTACAAG ACAGAAGAATCAGCAGGTGACAAAGGAAGCGAGGCAGAGGCCCGTGTGCCTCCACCGTTCACA CCCTATGTGCCCCGGATACTGAATGGCTTGGCCTCGGAGAAGACAGCCCTGTCCCCACAGCAGCAACAGACCTATGGTGCCATCCACAACATCAGTGGGACTCTCCCTGGAGACCACTTGGCCCAGAGCCCTGCGGACAGTATGGCTGCTGCCCACCAGGAGGCCTGA
- the TMEM63A gene encoding CSC1-like protein 1 isoform X1: MMTNSLFLELWQSKAVSIREQLGLRDQANDSYCYNSAKNSTVLQGVNFGGIPTVLLIDVSCFLLLILVFSFIRRRFWDYGRIALVSEADSESRFQRLSSISSSGQQDFENELTQRLDAHLSSLCFQGCCPWLTAIFRLHDDQILEWCGEDAIHYLSFQRHIIFLLVVVSFLSLCVILPVNLSGNLLDRDPYSFGRTTIANLQTDNDLLWLHTIFAVIYLFLTVGFMRHHTQSIKYKEESLVRRTLFITGLPKDAKKEAVESHFRDAYPTCEVVDVQLCYDVAKLIRLCVERKKAEKSLAYYTNLQVKTGQRTLINPKPCGHFCCWEVQGCEWEDATSYYMRRKDRLLERITEEESHVQDQSLGMAFVTFQEKSMATYILKDFNACKCQGLRCRGEPQPSSHSRELCTSKWTVTFAAYPEDICWKNLSIQGLRWWLQWLGINFILFLGLFFLTTPSIILSTMDKFNVTKPIRALNNPIISQFFPTLLLWSFSALLPTIVYYSTLLESHWTKSGENRIMMTKVYIFLIFMVLILPSLGLTSLDFFFRWLFDKTSVDASVRLECVFLPDQGAFFVNYVIASAFIGNGMELLRLPGLILYTFRMIMAKTAADRRNIKQNQAFEYEFGAMYAWTLCVFTVIMAYSITCPIIAPFGLIYILLKHMVDRHNLFFVYLPAKLQKRIHFAAVNQALAAPILCLFWLYFFSFLRLGMKAPSTLFTFLMVLLTILVCVAYTCFGCFKHLSPLNYKVNRAPPHHCPARIQEKIVGSLSTPWPPSLYQHGSSLLQVLFIHGKGVVGCSVQLLSLPDPCSLHSSTPSSLWCQLVLLFWVLIVFVWKVLVRGDQFCLSLQVFAIICRQKNQQVTKEARQRPVCLHRSHPMCPGY, translated from the exons ctTTTAATCTTGGTGTTTTCCTTCATAAGAAGAAGATTCTGGGATTATGGCCGCATCGCCCTGGTGTCAGAAGCAGACAG TGAATCCAGATTTCAGAGATTGTCTTCGATTTCCTCCTCAGGGCAACAAGACTTTGAAAATGAACTG ACACAGAGGTTGGACGcccatctctcttctctctgtttcCAGGGATGCTGCCCCTGGCTGACCGCCATCTTCCGCCTACA TGATGACCAGATCCTGGAGTGGTGTGGGGAGGACGCCATCCACTATCTGTCCTTCCAGAGGCACATCATCTTCCTGCTGGTGGTGGTCAGCTTCCTGTCCCTGTGTGTCATCCTGCCCGTCAACCTCTCAGGAAACTTGCTTG ACAGGGACCCTTACAGTTTCGGCAGGACGACAATAGCAAACCTGCAGACTGA CAACGACCTCCTCTGGCTGCACACCATCTTTGCTGTCATTTACCTCTTCCTGACTGTGGGCTTCATGCGGCACCACACTCAGTCCATCAAGTACAAGGAGGAGAGCCTG GTAAGGCGGACACTATTCATCACAGGACTCCCCAAAGATGCCAAGAAGGAGGCTGTGGAGAGCCACTTCCG GGATGCATATCCCACGTGTGAGGTGGTGGATGTTCAGCTGTGCTACGACGTGGCCAAGCTCATACGCCTGTGCGTGGAGAG GAAAAAGGCTGAGAAAAGCCTGGCCTATTACACAAACCTGCAGGTGAAGACAGGCCAGCGGACCCTCATCAACCCCAAGCCCTGCGGCCACTTCTGCTGTTGGGAAGTGCAAGGGTGTGAGTGG gaggacgccactTCTTACTACATGCGCAGAAAGGACAGGCTGCTAGAGAGGATCACAGAGGAGGAAAGCCATGTCCAGGACCAGTCCCTGGGAATGGCCTTTGTCACCTTCCAGGAGAAGTCCATGGCAACCTA CATCCTGAAAGACTTCAATGCCTGCAAGTGTCAAGGCCTTCGCTGCAGAGGTGAGCCCCAGCCGTCCTCCCATAGCAGGGAGCTCTGCACCTCCAAGTGGACAGTCACCTTCGCTGCTTACCCCGAGGACATCTGCTG GAAGAACCTGTCTATCCAGGGCCTCCGCTGGTGGCTACAGTGGCTGGGCATCAACTTCATTCTCTTCCTGGGGTTGTTTTTCCTGACCACACCCTCCATCATCCTATCTACCATGGACAAATTCAATGTCACCAAACCCATCCGTGCACTGAAT AACCCGATCATCAGCCAATTCTTCCCGACCCTCCTGCTGTGGTCCTTCTCGGCCCTGCTGCCAACCATCGTCTACTACTCCACCCTGCTGGAGTCTCACTGGACCAA GTCAGGGGAAAACCGGATCATGATGACCAAAGTCTACATATTCTTGATCTTCATGGTGCTGATCCTGCCCTCTCTGGGTCTCACCAG tctgGATTTTTTCTTCCGGTGGCTCTTTGACAAAACTTCCGTGGATGCCTCTGTTAGGTTGGA GTGCGTCTTTCTGCCCGACCAGGGTGCCTTCTTTGTGAACTACGTCATTGCCTCGGCCTTCATTGGTAATGGCATGGAGCTACTGAGGCTGCCAGGCCTCATCCTCTACACCTTCCGCATGATCATGGCTAAGACGGCTGCTGACCGCAGGAACATCAAGCAG AACCAGGCCTTTGAGTACGAGTTTGGAGCCATGTACGCCTGGACACTGTGCGTCTTCACTGTCATCATGGCCTACAGCATCACCTGCCCCATCATCGCACCATTTG GTCTCATCTATATCCTGCTCAAGCACATGGTGGACCGGCACAACCTGTTTTTCGTCTACCTCCCTGCCAAGCTGCAGAAGAGGATCCACTTCGCTGCCGTGAACCAGGCCCTGGCTGCTCCCATCCTATGCCTCTTCTGGCtctatttcttctccttcctgcGCCTGG GTATGAAGGCCCCTTCCACCCTGTTCACCTTCCTGATGGTGCTGCTCACCATCCTGGTCTGCGTGGCTTACACCTGCTTTGGATGCTTCAAGCACCTCAGCCCTCTGAACTACAAGGTAAATAGAGCCCCTCCCCATCATTGCCCAGCCAGGATCCAAGAGAAGATTGTGGGCTCACTCTCCACCCCTTGGCCACCCTCTCTGTATCAACACGGCAGCAGCCTGCTCCAGGTTTTATTTATCCATGGGAAAGGTGTGGTTGGGTGCAGTGTGCAGCTTCTCTCCCTCCCCGACCCCTGTTCCTTGCATTCCTCCACCCCATCCTCTCTCTGGTGCCAGCTGGTACTGTTATTCTGGGTGTTAATAGTCTTTGTTTGGAAGGTGTTAGTTAGGGGAGACCAGTTTTGTTTATCTCTGCAAGTTTTTGCTATTATCTGCAGACAGAAGAATCAGCAGGTGACAAAGGAAGCGAGGCAGAGGCCCGTGTGCCTCCACCGTTCACA CCCTATGTGCCCCGGATACTGA